Within the Candidatus Jidaibacter acanthamoeba genome, the region CTTCCTTTATGATATTTAATTCTTTAGGTATGTCAGTTAAATTTACTTATTTGCGCCACAAAGCCATTGTGATTGGATTCTCACATTCTCTTACTCTATATGCTTCATCTTCATTTCCTAAAAATTATTATTTAGCCCCTTTACTGGGCTCATGTCTTAGTTTAGATGCACCACCGGTATGTTGTATTGCATTGTGTAAATCTTTTGGTACAAGTTCCATAGTTTTTCCATCTTCATGATGATGCCAGGTATAATTATCAGGTGTTTTCTTAAAGCCTGCTGCTTCATTTGCCTTCCTAAGGTCACAATCCCTCAAACCTTTTCATCATCATAGAACACAACCTCTCCATCCTGATACTCACCTACAGGCCTTACATCTATACATATGTCAAAATCGGCTGCTTGAGCTTTAATAAAATCTGCAAATTCCTCTCCGCTAATTGATCCAAACCATTGCCACATTTGCCTGTTTAAGCTCACAATCATTTCCCTATTCATCTTGTTCAGCTTTATATATTCTTCAGTGCATTGCGGTAGAAGACCATTAAAGTCCTCTAAAGTTTTATCTTCACTCATATACTGTTCTACTTTTCTGATCGTCTCTTTTAGATGGTCAACAACACAGATATAGTATATACACTTAATCAGTTCTTCTTGATTGAATTCATGATAATTCAAATAATCAGGGCAATTAATATCTACCTCGTTATCAGAGCACACTTCATTAATCACATTTTCTTGAAATTCTATAGCCTGTCCTTTAATAAATGCTATTCTTTCTTCCTCGGGTTCTGCCGTTACTCTCCAATGTACTTTATCAAATAGGTCGCTTATCATCATGCGATTTAAGGGGCCAAGATTCAATTGCTCACCTGTGAGTGCTGGTAGCATGTTATCATGTAATCCTTGAAGGCTGCCATTAGCCTCTATTCCATTAGTGGCTATTAGCTTAAGTGCTGCAAGCAACTCTAAACTGCTCTCGTAGTATACGCAGTCAATTAGTTCTTTAGTTGTATATTTGTATGTTACCATTCTCTATATATTATTTAATTTTATTAAATTATCATTTAAAGTTTAATAGCTTTTCAAAACAGTATTTTCAATCATTTTAACGGTCAATCTTAAGCAATTCATGTATATATGGTTCGTATTCTTCTATACATTCAATAATCTTCTTACGTTGCTCCTCTGTATCTATTCCATACTCTTCTTCTAGAAGGCCCATACCTCCCTCTTTTATATCTATTACGCTATATATAAAATAATTAGTTTCTTCCTCAAACTCCCTGGGCAATGCGTCTAAAACTCCAGTATTACTTGACGTAACGCTAAGTAAAGAACCATACTGACGTTTCCCTCTTTTATAATCCTCAAATACTTCAAGGATTCTCTTTAGCATTCTTTTATAATGTGTTTCTTCCATCTCCATCTCCATCTCAACCTCTTCCTCTTCCTTTATCTCCACCGTCTCTCTGTATAGTTATCACAATATCTCCTTCAGTTACTACTTTAAATACTCCATCACGATGCCCAATTCTATCAACTCCGTTCACAACATGCAGTGTTTTAATATTTCTACTATTTATGATGTGTTCAATAAACTGAGGGCTTAGACCCGAAGGGCCATGATCTTCAGAAGTATTGACAGCTACTCTACCCTTTATTCCACCAACTACATGTATTGGAAACATATGCTCAACTGCATGTTGAGTATAGAGGAAATTACCGATTCTTGCATACTCCCTACCATTACGTATTTCTTTCGGATATTGGTCATAGGTACCCCATAAAAGCTTTTCTTTATTCGCTTCAGGTTGTTTACGCTTGTTACGAGGCGAAATTTTGCCGCTGGACTCATCATCAGAATTCTCTGGGCTGCTATTTTTACTACCACCTCCGCCTCCTGCACCGGTTTTACCAACTTTATCTGTCCATCCAGACTTATCTAACGGTTTTTCAGCTTTGCAGGTGAATTTAAAATTAGTTTTCTCGCTGCTTGAACTAGAACTACTAGAGCTTGAGCTACCTGATCTTTGTCCAGTTGAACCAGAACTATCAGAACCTCTGCTTGTCGAACCAGAACTGCCTGGTTTCTGAGTAGCGGTATTCGAACTGCTTGGCCTTTATTGTTTACCTAGCATCTGGTTTTCCTTGCGAGGAATAGCTATCTACATCTTCTATCACATTTTTATACTCGCCTGTTTTATCTGTGATATAACGTACATACCTTTTATTTTCTGATGGCACTTCATACTTAAGAATAAGATCGCTATTTTTTTTAATCTTCTCTACTACAAATTCCTCTACGTCTTTAGGTGCTTTCGCGAAAAAAACTTTCATGAGCTCAGCATACTTGCGTCCGTTGTTTATGTAATATGGTAGAGAGTATTTATCATGAATATCTATATACTTTATAGCTTCATTTCTTTTTTCATTCATCTCAGCATCGCCAAAATAAAGGCTATTTATAAAATCAGTAAAGCTGTTAGCAATTAGAAAGACATTATCCCACCATGGTTCTTCTTCCCCCAATCGCACGCAGCCTTTATGATCCCAAAAGTACACCTTACCATAATTTCTCAAGCCAACACTTATGCAGATTAAGTTCCCACCAGAACTTTTGCCGATAGCTATTAATCCTTTAGGTAGCCTATCTCCATCAAATTTGTATTCTCTCAAAAGATTAGAATACTCACCATCATGTATAGCATAAAACCATGCTATCTCTGCACTAAAGCTTTTAGCTTCAGCTTTAGTTATTCTGTTATAATATGGGATAGCCTCAAGAAGAGGATAACAGTCTTTATCTGGATGACCGCCATTATATTTAAGTAAATGCTCTACATAATCGCTAGGCAGTTTAGCCCCAATGGTTTCCTCTGCTGCTAGTATTTCGTCTACTGTGATTGGGTTCTTACATTCTTCTACTTCTATATGCTTCATATTTATTCCTCTAAGTTTATGTTATTATACACCTTTACTAGGCTCATGTCTTAGTTTAGATGCACCACCGGTATGTTTTATAGCATCGTGCAAATCAAATGGTACAAGTTCAATAATATAGAGTTAAATAGACGTTTTCCTTACTTATATTCGTCGAATACTTCAAATATTTTTTTATAATGTGATTTTTCCATTTTAATATCTACTTATTACCGTAACTCATCCTCAAATTAAACGAAAATCTCCTCTCCTAAAGCTCGCATAATAGCAGAAAGCCACATTAGGTCATTAGGTATAGGTTCATCCTTATCATTAGCTATCCTTCTCATTTTTTCTATATCTGAGGAAAGCTGACCTATTTTGAGCTCCTCCGCCTTAGGTCTTTCCTCAGGTATGTAGTATTGCTCTTTGGGGATATACCAATAGTAATCATTGCTTAGGGTAAATTCTTTTATACCATCCTCCTCCAAATAACGCATCACCTTCAAAAACCCTATTTTTAGTTTCTCAATAGAGATCTTCGTATACTCTGCCTCCCTCATACTCGTGCCCCTTTCTTCCAGACTTAATAATTCGTTTCGGGATTGAGCCGAAATTTCCTCTCCTATAGCTCGCATGAGTGTAGAAAGGAACACTAAATCGTAAGCCATAACATACTCATCTTCTTCATCTTTAACCCGCTTTACTGCTCTTTCTATATCCCAAGTAAGTTGACCTAATGTAAATTCTTCTACATCAGGTTTTTTGGATACATCGTAACATTGCTCCTTGTGTATCTGCCAATAATAATCATGCTTTAGGCCAAACTCCTTGATATCATTATTTTCTAAGTGGCTAATTATCCTTAAAAAGGCCAACTCTAATTCTTTAATGGAAATTTTCATATTGTTTTACCTTTGGCTTTATCTTTTACTTCTTTCATATCTTTCTTAAAATTCTTGATTTCATCCTCTAAACCCTTTATTCTACCTTTAATAATGTTAGCACAAATTTCAGGATTGTCTTTATTTCTTGCTAAACGGCCATCATTATCATAAGCTTCAGGATCAGCTTTATACTTCTCTAATTTTTCTCTATGCTCTTTCAAATTACTTTTTTGAGACCTGTATTTTCTTCTACTTGGTGGAGATACTTTACCTAAGAATTCTTCATCATCAGAATTCTCCGGGCTGCTATTTTTACTACCACCTCCGCCTCCTGCACCGGTTTTACCAACTTTATCTGTCCATCCAGACTTATCTAACGGTTTTTCAGCTTTGCAGGTGAATTTAAAATTAGTTTTCTCGCTGCTTGAACTAGAACTACTAGAGCTCGAGCTATCTGATCTTTGTCCAGTTGAACCAGAACTATCAGAACCTCTGCTTGTCGAACCAGAACTGCCTGGTTTCTGAGTAGCGGTATTCGAACTACTTGGTTTCGGCGTAGTTGTATTAGAACTGCTTCGCCTTTATCGTTTACCTAGCAGCTGGTTTTCCTTGCAAGGAATAACTATCTACATCTTCTATTGCATCTTTATACTCGCCTGTCTTATCTGTGATATAGCGTACATATCTTTTCTTTTCTGATGGTACTTCATACTTAAGAATAAGATCACTGTTCTCTTCAATTTCCTCCACTATGAACTCTTCTACTTCTATAGGTGCTTTTGCAAAAAAAGATTTCATGAGTTCAGCATGCTTACGCCCGTTGTTTAGATAATATGGTAAAGAGTACTTATCATGAACATCTATAAACTTTGTATCCTCATTTCTCCCAATACTTCTTGAATAAAGGCTATTTATAAAATCAGTAAAGCTATTGGCAATCAAAAAGACATTATCCCACCACGGCTCTTCTCCCAGTGGAACGCTGCCTTTATATTCCCAAAAGTATACCTTGCCATAATTTCCCAAACCAACACTTATACAAATCAAATTTCCAAAAGAATCCCTCCCTATAGCTATTAATCCTTTAGGTAGCCTATCTCCATTAAATCTGCACCCTCTCAAAAAACTTTCATATTCACCTTCATATATAGCATAAAACCATGATATTCCAGAGTCGAAGCTTTTATCTTCTGTTTTAGTTATTCTGTTATAATATGGCAGAGGCTCAAGAAGAGGGTAACAGTCTTTATCCGGGTGCCCGCCATTATATTTAAGTATATGCTCTACGTAGTCGCTAGGCAGCTTTGCCCCTATGGTTTCTTCTGCTTCTAGTACTTCGTCTATTGTAATTGGGTTCTCACATTCTCTTACTTCCATATGCTTCATTTTTTCTCAGGATATTTAAGCATCTATTTTCTCTTGCGAAGAATAATCAACCATATCTTCTATTGCATCTTTATACTTGCCTGTCTTATCTGTGATATAACGTATATACCTTTTCTTTTCTGATGGTACTTCATACTTCAGAATGAGGTCATTGTTCTCTTCAATTTTATCCACTATAAACTCCTCTACTTCTGTAGGTGTTTTCGCAAAGAAAGATTTCATGAGCTCAGCATGCTTACGTCCGTTGTTTAGATAATATGGTAAAGAGTACTTATCATGAATATTTATAAAATTTGTATCCTCATCCCCTTCGATATTGCTGGAATAAAGACTATTTATGAAATCAGTAAAGCTATTGGCAATCAAAAAAACATTATCCCACCACGGCTCTTCTTCCCCCAATTGCACGCTGCCTTCCAGAGTCCAAAAATACACTTTTCCATAGTTCCCCATGCCAACACTCATACAAATCAAATCCCCAAAAGAATTTCTACCAATAGCTATTAATCCTTTAGGTAGCCTATCTCCATCAAATTTATACTCTCTCAAAAGATTTGAATACTCACCATCATGTATAGCATAAAACCATGCTATTTCTGAGTCATAGCTTTTAGCTTCTGCTTTAGTTATTCTGTTATAATATGGCAGAGGCTCAAGAAGGGGATAACAATCTTTATCCGGATGTCCACCATTATATTTGAGTAAATGCTCTACATAATCGCTAGGTAGTTTGGCCCCTATGGTTCCTTCTGCTTCTAGTATTTCTTCTATTGTGATTGGGTCTTTACATTTCCTTACTTCTATATGCTTCATATTTATACTCCAAAGTTATGTTATTTTATTCCTTTACTGGTCTCATGTCTTAGTTTAGATGCACCACCGGTATGTTTTATCGCATCGTGCAGATCTTTTGGTACAAGTTCCATAGTCTTTCCATCTTCATGATGATGCCAAGTGTAGCCATCAGGTGTTTCCTTATAGCCTACTGCTTTATTTGCCTTTCCAGAATCATGCCCATGTTCTCCATTTAGGCCAGTAACCTCAACTATCAATATAGCATGAGGTGTAAAATTTGGACATCCATTTTCCTTGAACCATATACCGTCAGGATACTTCTCTTTTAAGTTTGGATATCTTGCCTTTATCGACTCAGGTAGCTTATCAAAATCTACCTTCTTTCCTGTAAAATTAGCAGCATTTCTAGGAAGGTTTTTTCCAATTTTTTCCACTGTGTCAGGCACCTTTTTCTTAGTCTCTGTTCGCCCAGCCGTAGTGGTTGACTGGCTTTGTTTACTTGCAAAGCTAAAATTCGTCTTCTCACTACTTGAACTAGAGCTACTGCTTGAACTACCTCTACTAGAGTAGCTACTTGAACCTGAAGTACTCGACCTCTGATTGCTTGAACCGGCAGAGCTTGGCCTCTGGTTAGTAGTTGTACTAGGTTTTGATGTAGCAGTGCTAGAGCTACTTGGCCTCTGAGTAGTTGAGCCACTGCTTGGCCTTTGTGCAGTTGGTGGGGCATAACTACTCGGCCTTGCGGTAGTTGAGCCTGAGGAGCTGGGTTGAGGGCGGGTGACATTACTTGCTGCCGCTTCCCGCCTTGCCGTATAGCTTGGGTTATTTGCACCGGATACACTTCCTCTGCTTGCATTAGCTGCTCTTGTTGCAGCTATATTCGCACTATTTACCCTGCTATTATTGCTTGCAAATGCATTGTTTATTATTTGCTGCGACCTTTGATTATTACGCTCAATCGTTCTGATTCGGGGTATGATCAGTACTCCTCCATATGCCAGCCTTCCTTCTTCACTATCAATACTCGCTGGCACCCGCCAACAGGCTTGGCTTAAATCAGGTTTATAACCTTTTTCTCTACCAAACCCAATCTTCTTGTACTCATCCTCAAGCCTATCATGTTCACTTAGTTTCTCCTGTAATTGCTGTATTACTTTGTCATGCTCATGATCGACTAACATTCTTATCATCACATTTTCATAGCCATTTAGGAAATCTTTTATCAGTGAATCAGTACGATCTCCAAGAGCCGGAGCAAAACTTTTAGACAACTCCTCATGCCATCCCCTTCTTTTATTTTGACTTAACTGTCTTGCTATCCCTTTTCTTACCATGTAGACTTCTTTTTTCCATTCCTCACTTGAAATAGTCCACCAGCCAAACCAACCCGCTTCCTCCTTCCTTTTGTTGTACCAGTCCTTATAGTGCTCCTCAACTTCTTGGGATTTTGAAGAGATATGTAATGTCCCTATCTGTTCCCTGATGGATTTTAATTGTTCTTTAACCCTTTCTGCTATTTTTACCTTTGAAAGCCCCTGTTCGAAGTTTGAGAATTTGGTCGCTAACAGTTCTTGCTCTTCTTTTAACTTTATTTTGTCATTTCTGACATCTATCATGCTTGCTATTTTCTCTATAGCTCCTTCTATAAGGTTAAGTAACCACCTTCTGGTATCCTCATTTACTTCTAGTTTAATTACTTGTAATGCTTCTTCCTGCATCTTGATCCATGCTTCATTATCAAGCCTAAACCAAGCAATGCGTCCATGACTATTTATGTAATCTGTTCTTGTTTTGCTGTACCACTTATCATATTTCTTCTGTATCTGTTCATCAGTATGCTTACCCTTATGCAGTGCTTCCTTATATACAGAGTGTGGTGCAAAATTATAGACAGTATCTAAGCCTATAACCTTGCTTTTAAGCTCAATCAAAGCATATATTATCTCCTCAGCATTCTTACCATTTGAGTGCATTTTGCATATGCGATCACCTTCACCTGCTATTTCTTCTATAACATCGCACCACCCTATTGCACCTGAGTGGTAGCTACATATTAAAAGGTCATCCCATGGTATTTGCTCCTCCTCAAGGTTTTGGCTTAACTTTCTTCTAACGCTATCTTTTAGCCCAAAAAATTCCCTTATATATGCAGCTGACTTTTTATTTTCTTTCCTCAAGTTGCCAAGAAGATGTATAGAAGTGCAGACCTTACTTAGCTCACGTAACTGTCCAAATATCGGCAAGTATTGAGCAAATTCATCATAATTGGCTGTAAACTCACGCGCAAAAATATATTCAGGTGAAAAATGATGCTCTCTTTTTACTTGGCCGGTAATATGCTTTGTTATGTGGTAGAAAATATGCGCATTAGACGAGTTGATCCTAATACTTTCTACTTTATTAAATGTATTTTTTGCATAAAATATAGGCTTAGTGCTTATGCTTTTGACCTCGGTTCTTGGCTCACGTAATACAGAGCCTATTAACCCCGAATCTGTATACGGATAAGCAGGAGAGATCTTGCCGTCCTCATAAAAATATATTTTTTTCTTATTTTCTTTAAAAATAATGCTTGGAGATTTTAGCTGTAATTCCTCTATCTCTTGCTCAATTTTCATTTGATCACTAATGATATAAAATTGCCAACCTTCATCCTTTTCATCAAGATCAACTAAGTTACCATCTTTATCAAATGCCATCTTATGTTTTTTAACCACCATCTTCAGGTGATCTAAAGCGACTCGTTGTACGTTAACTTCTTTTTTCGCTTCTTCCGCAATGTCAATCCCCTCGGCTTCAATCCAAAAACGATGGATAGAATTAGACTGCTTTGCCTTATGAAAATCATAAATTATTTTCTTCAAATGCTCAGGCATATGCTCTATCATTCTATCTATTGGTCGTATGTCATATGGGTATCTACCTTGTACTTCCTTACCCATAGTTAAAAACTTCAGTATATAGTCAGCAAGCAGAGCAGTGCTCAAAAATTGGGTTTGATATAAAGATTCAGGCTCAAAAAACACCTTATTAAATGGGTGGTAGTGCATGTCAAGATCAACGGGATCCAAGCTAAACGATATACAGCTTGTTTTTCTCTCAAGCATTTCATTAAGGTCGTTGATTGTAAATAACTTACTATACTCCGGATCATTTGCATTCCATTCTTTGAGCTGAAAGCTAATTTCACCGGTTTCATTGTTTACTTCAAATCCATTCAAACTGCCATATATTTTGATTTCAGGATCTTCAGTAAGCGGCAAGGAATTAGAGGGATTCATCCATCCCTCGGCATCACGATCAACCATAACCCATGGCGTGTCTATATTTTTATCCAGATCCTCAAATGTCCAATTATCTTTTGCAAGTAGCTCCCCCATTAACTCCAGCCGGAACTGACGCTCCTGTTCTTTATTATGCTCCTCCTCATACCAGCCTTTGAGTGATGCTTCGTATGCTTGATAAAGGATATTGATTCTAGTATGGCCATAAGATTCATTATCTTCAAATTGCCTTTCCTCACTATTTTTTACCAATGCGTGCAGGAATCGCCGCATTAAGATGATCGACTCGTTACCTTTTTTAAAGAACGCTATATTTGATTTAGGTGGTTCAAAAATAGGGTAAATATCTGCGATCTTTAAGCATTTAATTTGTAAAGCCTCTATTATTGCAGCTAGATCATCATCACCAAACCTAAATGATCCGATTCCTTTTAGAGATTGTGTAATAGCGTAAAGCTTGACATCAGGTGTAGCATGACTGCTTATCTGTATTGCAGCCAAATACATATTAAGCGCCAGTTGCTCATCAGCCATCCGTTCAATATCGATTGCCGACTCACAATTTGCTGCTCTTTGAAAGTATGCCCCTGCTTGAATTAGCGTATTAATCGTGATCTGTCTACTCGACCTGTCTATTAAGGCCATAGTGAGATCAGCAAGGTAGTAGGCAATACCCCGATAGTTATTAGCAAGGTTTCGGCTATTTTCTTCTTTCTCATTCAGGTTGCGCTCTGCTCTATACAATACATTTAGATAATGGATTAAACTTAGCATTTCTTTTGGGCTATCTTTTGATATCCTGGCTTTAAGGTTTTTTAGTTCTTGCCCGGTGTCTTCCTGACCATCAAATATTTCTCTATTGTTTAAACCAACACTATCTTCTCGCCAGTAAGAACGCATTACCCGAGCAAAAAGATCTCGGAAATACTTATTTTCGATCAGCGGAGCCATAATGGATATAGTCTCATCTGAAGTCTTTGCATAGTCAGTGATTCTTTTGATTGAAGAAAGAAGATCAGTTGTGTTCGCATGATCTGTCTCTACCATTCTGATGATAGATAGCATCGAATCATATAACTCGATCTCAGGGTGATACAATTTAGTATTCTTGAGCTCCCTGATTGCTTTTTCAAAGCATTGTTTGACTGCTGATAAATTACTATCACGATATTCCCCTTTTAGGAAACCGGTAAAAACTCCTACCGCTAGATTAGGGGTCATCTTGGGATATTCAAGTTGGGTAGGACTCTCCCCGGAACTGAACTGATTTGCTGCAAAAGCAAAAATATTGAATTTTTCTTTATATAAATCTGCTTCAAATTTTTTGAATAGTTCATGTATATCCGTTTCAGGTAATTTTTCTTGCCGGTATTTTTCAATCAGCTTTTTATGCTTAGCCTTCAATTGTTCTGAATAAGGAGCTCGAGATGACTCAATATATTCTGCATTAATAGGTTTTTCCGGTAAGTCAGGATCTTCTTCGTCATCAAGTTGGGCAAGTTCAGGAAAATTCATCCATGCGCTATAGGCGTTTTGCAGTTCTCGAAACTTTTCTATATCGCCGCCTTTATCCGGATGATCAACTAGTGCTTGCTTTCTGTATTTCTTATGAATTTCACCGGCAGAAACGTCTTTATTTAAACCAAGAATTTTAAATATATTATTTTTCATGGTAACCGGCTCCTTATCTTATCATGACCATATAAATTTTTTAGTTTCATTTCACTTTATGAAAAGCAATTCAGACATATTTTTTTTTCTTACGGTATTTGCTTTTCAACGGCTATTATTAGTTGCAGCCATAATACTTATAAACAAATCAAACTCTTCAAACATTTTATTAAGGGATATGGTTTGATTACTAATTTATTAGAAATAAATTCTATAGAAATATTGTATAATATATCAAAATTAAGCTTACTCTTACATTAAGAGTAAGGTAAGTTACCGTATACCCATTTAAATCCATATTGAAGTAAGGCAGAACAATTAACTATGAAAACCATAATTAGTATCATGCCTATTATCCTGCTATAAAAAATTACTCTTTTTTACCTGTAATTTTCACATCTATAATTAACTGATTCCTTCAATTCATTCATGTTCGTACTGCATTTCTCTAGCAATTTTAAAATATTATTAAGCATATCTTTATAATGATCATCTACGGTTTCTAATTTTTCTTTAACGTTTGATTTTAATTCTTCTATATCATCTTTAAATCTTGAATTAGCATTGATAAGCTTTTCTCTTCGAGGCTCGGTAAATTTATATGATTGAAAAATTTCTTCTGCTAAATTTCTGAAGCTGTTGATAAACCTATTTATTTTTTCTTCAGAATCATTTGTCCTAGCTGAAAAATTTTGCTGACCAGCATGGTTAAATTTTCTTTTTAATTGCTCAGCATATTCTACCCCTTTATTTAGTGAGCCAATAGGAAAATCGGGAAGTTGATGGAGAAGGTTCAGTAACTTTTCTTTAATATGATCAATATCCGAAAGCAGCTTTTCAGCCACTAAGCTATATTCGGGTTGCTTCTGCTGATATGCATAATTCCATGCATTGCTTAAAATTATAAGCGCCGGAAGTGCACCGACTGAAAAACCTAATAGATATGGAGCTGCTGAGGCAAGTACACCAATAGCCATTCGTCCAGCAGAACCTCCTATACCAAAGTATGAAGAGAGTAATACGACTCCTCCACCAAGGGAACCAAATTTTATACTACTTTGAATTATATTTCCTTCAAACATCCCCTTCATTCCACCAAGCACTACCCCTGCCCCTCCAACAGTTAATATACTAGGTAAATATGTACTTTTTGAGGACAATAATAAAGAAGCTGTAAAAACTGCGACATGTGTAGATAAAGGTGCAAGGTATGGATAGAGAATTACTAGGCTTGAATAGCATAATACTACCCCTGCCCCATAGCTCAACGCAATGGCAGCAGTCCCAGTAATCAAGTACAGCCCTCCTTTCCTTTCCATTTTATCAAAATTTCTATTTATGCTTAATGCGTTCATTAAAAGATCTGTTAACTTGAATTTCCTCGTTCCCGTTGGATCGTATAAAATATGCTTTGGATCTGCATAGTTTGAACTCATCCAATCTCTATAGCTTGTGTATCCTTTATATAGTATATAACTGCCCATAACCGAACCAAGAGTAGGCATAATTAATGGAGAAAATTGGTCGACAGTATCAAACATAGAAGAAAATGCGTTACTCAAACTTACACCATTAGCAAAGCCCTGGATCCCAATTGTAGGTAAGAGCTCAATGTTTAAGCTTAAAGTAGGAATTGCAATATAGTCGTAAATTGATTCCAATACTTGAGGTGTAAATCTAATTAAAGAAAAGATAATAGTCCCTTTTTCTACATAGTTTAGTGTTTTCTGGTAAAAATTACTTAATTCCAAGAATGAGAAAACTTTGGCTGCGACTACTAGAGCGATAGCTATTTCTATAGCCGCACTCATAGACACAAAACCTCCAATAGTACCTACTATACCTAAAGAAGATTGAAGAATTGAGCTACTGCGCTCTCTGCCTGACAAAACGTCAAAGGACCTAAACATTAGCATAGCAGCAGTATTTGAGAAATTAATAGCTTGAACCCAGGGACTGATCGAATTTAAAATCCATTTATGATTATATATAAATCCTGCAGCAATTGCACTCAGTGCGCTTTTTTTAGTCAGTCTCAACCAATCATCAATACTACCCCCGTTTTTTATTAGATTATGGGCAGATTCCAAGATCTCAGAACTATAAGTCATAGCGATGGCGCCAGTCAAAGGTATAGCACTACCTGTAACCATTGAACCTAATGTTGCTAACCCTGTGGCTACACCTATCCCAATTCTTTTAGTGGTATTTAAATTAGATGGTTTCTTAACACCATACATTATTGCTGCACCTCCTAATAGAGTATACAAAGTATTACCTCTTAACGAACTATGTAAGGTACTTGAATAATCTGTGTAAAATCTGATAGAACTTTGTGTGATGATGGCAAGCGGTGCAACAAGTGTTGAGAGGCTAAGTATGTGATAGATATCTCTAAGATTAAAATTTTTTAAATTTTTAACACTTGAAAACTTTCCGTTCCAGGTATCAAGAAAATTGCTTAGCGCATAAACTGATAAAACTCCACCCACAGCTGTATTAAAGGTGGTAAGCTCGTTAGTGGGCTTAAAAACATTTCGTATTTGAGAATTATACTGAAAAAAAAACGAAGAATTCCAATCCCATGCTTGATTTACATTTAACATTGTTTTTACATTTTCTATTATAATTTAATGTACATTAACATATCAATTTTATAAAAAAAGGACTTATAATTTAAATTTTGGACATGGCTTCAAGGATTTTGGTTGTGTCGCATCTGTAAGTAAGGCAGGATAGGGATGAATATCTTTGAATTATGTACACTAAGCCATTAGG harbors:
- a CDS encoding HNH endonuclease, whose product is MKNNIFKILGLNKDVSAGEIHKKYRKQALVDHPDKGGDIEKFRELQNAYSAWMNFPELAQLDDEEDPDLPEKPINAEYIESSRAPYSEQLKAKHKKLIEKYRQEKLPETDIHELFKKFEADLYKEKFNIFAFAANQFSSGESPTQLEYPKMTPNLAVGVFTGFLKGEYRDSNLSAVKQCFEKAIRELKNTKLYHPEIELYDSMLSIIRMVETDHANTTDLLSSIKRITDYAKTSDETISIMAPLIENKYFRDLFARVMRSYWREDSVGLNNREIFDGQEDTGQELKNLKARISKDSPKEMLSLIHYLNVLYRAERNLNEKEENSRNLANNYRGIAYYLADLTMALIDRSSRQITINTLIQAGAYFQRAANCESAIDIERMADEQLALNMYLAAIQISSHATPDVKLYAITQSLKGIGSFRFGDDDLAAIIEALQIKCLKIADIYPIFEPPKSNIAFFKKGNESIILMRRFLHALVKNSEERQFEDNESYGHTRINILYQAYEASLKGWYEEEHNKEQERQFRLELMGELLAKDNWTFEDLDKNIDTPWVMVDRDAEGWMNPSNSLPLTEDPEIKIYGSLNGFEVNNETGEISFQLKEWNANDPEYSKLFTINDLNEMLERKTSCISFSLDPVDLDMHYHPFNKVFFEPESLYQTQFLSTALLADYILKFLTMGKEVQGRYPYDIRPIDRMIEHMPEHLKKIIYDFHKAKQSNSIHRFWIEAEGIDIAEEAKKEVNVQRVALDHLKMVVKKHKMAFDKDGNLVDLDEKDEGWQFYIISDQMKIEQEIEELQLKSPSIIFKENKKKIYFYEDGKISPAYPYTDSGLIGSVLREPRTEVKSISTKPIFYAKNTFNKVESIRINSSNAHIFYHITKHITGQVKREHHFSPEYIFAREFTANYDEFAQYLPIFGQLRELSKVCTSIHLLGNLRKENKKSAAYIREFFGLKDSVRRKLSQNLEEEQIPWDDLLICSYHSGAIGWCDVIEEIAGEGDRICKMHSNGKNAEEIIYALIELKSKVIGLDTVYNFAPHSVYKEALHKGKHTDEQIQKKYDKWYSKTRTDYINSHGRIAWFRLDNEAWIKMQEEALQVIKLEVNEDTRRWLLNLIEGAIEKIASMIDVRNDKIKLKEEQELLATKFSNFEQGLSKVKIAERVKEQLKSIREQIGTLHISSKSQEVEEHYKDWYNKRKEEAGWFGWWTISSEEWKKEVYMVRKGIARQLSQNKRRGWHEELSKSFAPALGDRTDSLIKDFLNGYENVMIRMLVDHEHDKVIQQLQEKLSEHDRLEDEYKKIGFGREKGYKPDLSQACWRVPASIDSEEGRLAYGGVLIIPRIRTIERNNQRSQQIINNAFASNNSRVNSANIAATRAANASRGSVSGANNPSYTARREAAASNVTRPQPSSSGSTTARPSSYAPPTAQRPSSGSTTQRPSSSSTATSKPSTTTNQRPSSAGSSNQRSSTSGSSSYSSRGSSSSSSSSSSEKTNFSFASKQSQSTTTAGRTETKKKVPDTVEKIGKNLPRNAANFTGKKVDFDKLPESIKARYPNLKEKYPDGIWFKENGCPNFTPHAILIVEVTGLNGEHGHDSGKANKAVGYKETPDGYTWHHHEDGKTMELVPKDLHDAIKHTGGASKLRHETSKGIK